In a genomic window of Flavobacterium lipolyticum:
- a CDS encoding dimethylarginine dimethylaminohydrolase family protein: MLQLNIKNETSRLRAVVLGSAVHNGPTPSLEEAYDPKSLEHIKAGTYPIEKDMIVEMDAFNAVFQKYDVKVYRPEMIESYNQIFARDIGFVIDDTFVKSNILPDRERELDAIQYVIDQMDPLKVVRPPEEVHIEGGDVMLWNDHVFIGTYKGSDYKDYITARTNMHGVEYLRKMFPNKIVKEFDLVKSKLEARDNALHLDCCFQPVGKDKGIIYKRGFREEADYLYLVNLFGKENLFHIERDEMYNMFSNVFSIDDNVVVSEKNFTRLNNWLRANGFMVEEIPYAEIAKQEGLLRCSTLPLIRD, encoded by the coding sequence ATGTTGCAATTAAATATAAAGAACGAAACGTCTAGACTGCGGGCAGTAGTTTTGGGTTCTGCAGTTCATAATGGGCCAACTCCATCTTTAGAGGAAGCTTATGATCCTAAATCATTGGAACATATTAAAGCCGGGACTTATCCAATCGAAAAAGATATGATTGTCGAAATGGATGCTTTTAATGCTGTTTTTCAAAAATATGATGTAAAAGTATATCGTCCGGAAATGATTGAGAGTTACAATCAGATTTTTGCCCGTGATATAGGTTTTGTGATAGATGATACTTTTGTGAAATCTAATATTCTGCCAGACAGAGAACGTGAGTTGGATGCAATTCAATACGTAATCGACCAGATGGATCCGTTAAAAGTAGTTCGTCCACCGGAGGAAGTTCATATTGAAGGTGGAGATGTAATGTTGTGGAATGATCATGTGTTTATTGGAACTTATAAAGGAAGTGATTATAAAGATTACATTACGGCAAGAACTAATATGCATGGTGTTGAATATTTAAGAAAAATGTTCCCGAATAAAATTGTCAAAGAATTTGATTTGGTAAAATCTAAATTAGAAGCTCGTGACAATGCCTTACACCTTGACTGCTGTTTTCAGCCTGTTGGAAAAGATAAAGGAATTATCTACAAGAGAGGCTTCCGTGAAGAAGCAGATTATTTGTATCTGGTGAATCTTTTTGGAAAAGAAAATTTGTTTCATATCGAAAGAGACGAAATGTATAATATGTTTTCAAACGTATTTTCGATCGACGATAATGTTGTAGTTTCCGAAAAGAATTTTACCCGTCTGAACAATTGGCTGCGTGCTAATGGTTTTATGGTAGAGGAAATTCCATATGCAGAAATTGCAAAGCAGGAGGGATTGTTGAGATGTTCCACTTTACCATTAATAAGAGACTAA
- a CDS encoding citrate synthase encodes MSKIATLEVDGQKIELPVITGSENESAIDINKLRDLTGIITLDPGYKNSGSCKSEITFLDGELGILRYRGYSIEDLAEKASFLEVSYLLIFGELPTAKELEQFENGIKKHTLVNEEMKNIIDGFPKTAHPMGVLSALTSALTAFNPKAVNVENEKEMYEAICKTMGKFLVIATWTYRKSMGYPLNYYDNTTGYVENFMQLMFKLPTGPYSANPIVIDALDKLFILHADHEQNCSTSTVRMVGSSHAGLFASISAGVSALWGPLHGGANQAVLEMLEEINKDGGDTDKFLAKAKDKNDPFRLMGFGHRVYKSFDPRAKIIKKAAKEVLDTLGVEDPILEIAKKLESAALEDEYFKSRNLYPNVDFYSGIIYRALGIPTDMFTVMFAIGRLPGWIAQWKEMRENKEPIGRPRQVYTGHPLRDFKSNK; translated from the coding sequence ATGTCAAAAATAGCTACATTAGAAGTAGATGGTCAAAAAATTGAACTTCCGGTAATCACGGGGAGTGAAAATGAATCAGCTATCGATATTAACAAATTACGTGATTTAACTGGTATTATTACTTTAGACCCGGGATACAAAAACTCTGGTTCTTGTAAGAGTGAAATCACCTTCTTAGATGGAGAATTAGGGATTTTGCGTTACAGAGGATATTCAATTGAAGATTTGGCTGAAAAAGCAAGTTTCTTAGAAGTGTCTTACCTTTTAATTTTTGGGGAATTACCAACTGCTAAGGAATTAGAGCAATTTGAAAATGGTATTAAAAAGCATACTTTGGTAAACGAAGAAATGAAAAATATCATTGACGGTTTTCCAAAAACAGCTCACCCAATGGGCGTTTTGTCTGCTTTGACTAGTGCTTTAACGGCATTCAACCCAAAAGCAGTAAATGTTGAAAATGAAAAAGAGATGTACGAGGCCATTTGTAAAACAATGGGTAAATTTCTTGTAATTGCAACATGGACTTATAGAAAATCTATGGGGTACCCGTTGAATTATTACGATAATACAACTGGTTACGTAGAGAATTTTATGCAGTTAATGTTTAAACTGCCTACAGGACCATACTCTGCAAATCCAATTGTAATTGATGCATTAGACAAACTATTTATTCTTCATGCTGATCACGAACAGAATTGTTCTACTTCAACAGTAAGAATGGTGGGTTCTTCTCATGCCGGTTTATTTGCTTCTATTTCCGCAGGTGTTTCTGCGCTTTGGGGACCTTTACACGGTGGTGCAAATCAGGCTGTACTTGAAATGTTGGAGGAAATCAACAAAGATGGTGGAGATACGGATAAATTTTTAGCAAAAGCTAAAGACAAAAATGATCCATTCCGTTTAATGGGATTTGGTCATAGAGTTTACAAAAGCTTCGATCCTAGAGCGAAAATAATCAAAAAAGCGGCTAAAGAAGTATTAGATACATTAGGTGTTGAAGATCCTATTTTAGAAATCGCTAAAAAATTAGAGTCAGCAGCTCTTGAAGACGAATACTTCAAATCAAGAAATTTATATCCTAATGTTGATTTCTACTCTGGAATTATCTACAGAGCATTAGGAATACCAACAGATATGTTTACTGTAATGTTTGCTATTGGAAGACTACCAGGCTGGATTGCGCAATGGAAAGAAATGCGTGAAAACAAAGAGCCAATTGGCCGTCCAAGACAAGTTTATACTGGACATCCATTGAGAGACTTTAAGTCAAACAAATAA
- the eno gene encoding phosphopyruvate hydratase, translated as MSIIIKVHARQILDSRGNPTIEVDVVTENGVLGRAAVPSGASTGEHEAVELRDGGKAYLGKGVLNAVNNVNTVIAEELVGTSVFEQNTIDQLMIDLDGTPNKSKLGANAILGVSLAAAKAAANELGLPLYRYVGGVSANTLPVPMMNIINGGSHSDAPIAFQEFMIFPVKATSFTHAMQMGTEIFHSLKKVLHDRGLSTAVGDEGGFAPNLAGGTEDALDTIKLAVEKAGYSFGDEIMIALDCAASEFYVNGKYDYTKFEGETGKIRTSEEQADYLAELAAKYPIISIEDGMYEDDWNGWKYLTDKIGDKVQLVGDDLFVTNVARLSTGIEKGIANSILVKVNQIGTLTETIAAVNMAKNAGYTSVMSHRSGETEDNTIADLAVALNCGQIKTGSASRSDRMAKYNQLLRIEEELGSTAYFPGLNAFKIK; from the coding sequence ATGAGTATTATAATTAAAGTTCACGCTAGACAAATTCTTGATTCCAGAGGTAATCCTACTATTGAAGTTGATGTAGTAACTGAAAATGGTGTTTTAGGTAGAGCAGCTGTTCCATCTGGAGCATCAACGGGAGAGCATGAAGCTGTTGAATTACGTGACGGAGGTAAAGCTTATCTTGGAAAAGGAGTTTTAAATGCAGTGAACAATGTAAATACTGTTATTGCTGAAGAATTAGTTGGTACTTCTGTTTTCGAACAAAATACAATTGACCAGTTAATGATTGACTTGGATGGAACTCCAAACAAATCTAAATTAGGAGCTAATGCTATTTTAGGAGTTTCTTTAGCTGCTGCAAAAGCTGCTGCTAACGAATTAGGGTTACCATTGTACAGATATGTTGGTGGAGTTTCTGCTAACACTTTGCCAGTACCAATGATGAACATCATCAACGGAGGTTCTCACTCTGATGCGCCTATCGCATTTCAGGAGTTTATGATTTTCCCTGTAAAAGCAACTTCTTTTACACATGCTATGCAAATGGGAACTGAAATCTTCCATAGCTTGAAAAAAGTATTACACGATAGAGGTTTAAGTACCGCTGTAGGTGATGAAGGAGGTTTTGCGCCAAACTTGGCCGGAGGTACTGAAGATGCTTTGGATACTATCAAATTGGCAGTTGAAAAGGCTGGATATTCTTTCGGTGATGAAATTATGATTGCACTTGACTGTGCTGCTTCTGAGTTTTATGTAAACGGAAAATACGATTACACTAAATTTGAAGGAGAAACCGGAAAAATCAGAACTTCAGAAGAGCAAGCGGATTATTTAGCTGAATTGGCTGCTAAATATCCAATTATCTCTATCGAAGACGGTATGTATGAAGACGACTGGAATGGATGGAAATACTTAACCGATAAAATTGGAGATAAAGTTCAGTTAGTAGGTGACGATTTGTTCGTAACTAACGTAGCTCGTTTGTCTACAGGAATTGAAAAAGGAATTGCTAATTCAATTTTAGTAAAAGTAAACCAAATTGGTACTTTGACAGAAACTATTGCTGCTGTGAACATGGCTAAAAATGCAGGATATACTTCAGTAATGTCTCACCGTTCAGGAGAAACAGAAGATAATACAATTGCTGACTTAGCAGTTGCTTTAAACTGTGGGCAAATTAAAACAGGTTCAGCTTCACGTTCTGATCGTATGGCAAAATACAACCAATTGTTAAGAATCGAGGAAGAATTAGGAAGTACAGCTTATTTTCCTGGCTTAAATGCTTTTAAAATTAAATAA
- the carA gene encoding glutamine-hydrolyzing carbamoyl-phosphate synthase small subunit, with product MKYTTRQSAILLLSDGTIFHGKSIGISGKTFGEVCFNTGMTGYQEIFTDPSYFGQIMVATNTHIGNYGVNDSEVESESIKIAGLVCKNFSFNYSREDASGSLEDYFTKQNLICISDVDTRALVSYIRDNGAMNAVICTDGTSIEDLKKELANVPNMEGLELASKVSTTEPYFFGDENATYKISALDLGIKKNILRNLAKRDCYIKVYPYNSTYKDLAEFNPDGYFLSNGPGDPDPLFGAIEVAKEILANDKPLFGICLGHQVIALANGVQTYKMFNGHRGINHPVKNLITGKGEITSQNHGFAVNKEQLDNHPELEITHLHLNDETVAGMRMKNKNCFSVQYHPEASPGPHDSSYLFDQFVENIKEAAAKTM from the coding sequence ATGAAATACACAACACGACAAAGCGCCATTTTATTACTTAGTGATGGGACTATTTTTCACGGAAAATCTATCGGAATTAGCGGTAAGACTTTTGGTGAAGTTTGTTTTAATACGGGAATGACCGGATACCAGGAGATTTTTACAGACCCTTCTTATTTTGGTCAAATAATGGTAGCGACTAATACTCATATTGGAAATTATGGTGTTAATGATTCTGAAGTTGAATCAGAAAGCATCAAAATTGCCGGTTTGGTTTGTAAAAATTTTAGCTTTAATTATTCCAGAGAAGATGCTTCCGGAAGTCTGGAAGATTATTTTACGAAACAAAACTTAATTTGTATTTCTGATGTTGATACCAGAGCTCTTGTAAGTTATATTCGTGACAATGGGGCTATGAATGCTGTTATTTGTACCGATGGTACTTCGATTGAAGATTTGAAAAAAGAATTGGCAAATGTGCCTAACATGGAAGGTTTGGAGTTGGCATCAAAAGTTTCAACTACTGAACCTTATTTTTTTGGTGATGAAAATGCTACCTACAAAATATCTGCTTTAGATCTTGGGATAAAAAAGAATATCTTAAGAAATCTGGCTAAAAGAGATTGTTATATTAAAGTGTATCCATACAACTCAACGTATAAAGATTTGGCAGAATTTAATCCGGATGGATACTTTTTGTCTAATGGTCCCGGAGATCCGGATCCGCTTTTTGGAGCTATTGAAGTGGCAAAAGAAATTTTAGCAAATGATAAACCGCTGTTTGGGATTTGTTTAGGACATCAGGTAATTGCTTTGGCAAATGGTGTTCAAACGTATAAGATGTTTAATGGTCATCGTGGAATTAATCATCCTGTGAAAAATTTAATTACAGGTAAAGGTGAAATAACTTCTCAAAATCACGGTTTCGCTGTAAACAAAGAGCAGTTGGATAATCACCCTGAATTGGAGATCACACATCTGCATTTAAATGACGAAACGGTTGCAGGGATGCGTATGAAGAATAAGAATTGTTTTTCAGTACAATACCACCCTGAAGCAAGTCCGGGACCACATGATTCCTCCTATTTGTTCGATCAGTTTGTTGAGAATATAAAAGAAGCTGCTGCTAAAACGATGTAG
- the rplQ gene encoding 50S ribosomal protein L17: MRHGKKFNHLSRQTGHRKAMLANMACSLIEHKRINTTVAKAKALKQFVEPLITKSKEDTTHNRRIVFAYLRSKYAVTDLFRDVAAKVGDRPGGYTRIIKVGNRLGDNADMAMIELVDFNELYNGGKKEVKKAKSRRGGKAKKAEGTPEAPAAEAETTTEASE, encoded by the coding sequence ATGAGACACGGAAAAAAATTCAATCACTTAAGCAGACAGACTGGACATAGAAAAGCTATGTTGGCTAATATGGCTTGTTCTCTTATCGAGCACAAACGTATTAACACTACTGTTGCTAAAGCTAAAGCGCTTAAACAATTCGTTGAGCCTTTAATTACAAAATCGAAAGAAGATACGACTCACAACCGTCGTATTGTTTTTGCTTACTTACGTAGCAAATATGCGGTAACTGACTTGTTCAGAGACGTAGCTGCTAAAGTTGGTGACCGTCCAGGAGGATACACTCGTATCATTAAAGTTGGAAATCGTTTGGGAGATAATGCTGATATGGCAATGATCGAACTTGTAGATTTCAATGAACTTTACAATGGAGGTAAAAAAGAAGTTAAAAAAGCAAAAAGCCGTCGTGGTGGTAAAGCTAAAAAAGCTGAAGGTACTCCTGAAGCTCCAGCAGCTGAAGCAGAAACGACTACTGAAGCTTCTGAATAA
- a CDS encoding DNA-directed RNA polymerase subunit alpha, with translation MAIFNFQKPDKVIMIDSTDFEGKFEFRPLEPGYGLTVGNALRRVLLSALEGYAITSVRIEGVDHEFSTISGVVEDVTEIILNLKQVRFKRQIEDIDNEAVTISVSGKDQLTAGDFQKFISGFQVLNPDLVICNLDSKIKLNFDLTIEKGRGYVPAEENKKQNAAIGTIFTDSIFTPVKNVKYAIENFRVEQKTDYEKLVFEIKTDGSINPKDALTEAAKVLIHHFMLFSDERITLEADEIAQTESYDEESLHMRQLLKTKLVDMDLSVRALNCLKAAEVDTLGDLVSFNKNDLMKFRNFGKKSLTELDELVAVKNLTFGMDLAKYKLDKE, from the coding sequence ATGGCAATATTTAATTTTCAAAAGCCCGATAAAGTTATCATGATCGATTCAACCGATTTTGAAGGTAAATTTGAATTTAGACCTTTAGAACCTGGTTACGGATTGACAGTTGGTAATGCACTTAGAAGAGTTTTGCTTTCAGCATTAGAAGGTTATGCAATTACATCTGTTCGTATCGAAGGTGTAGATCATGAGTTTTCTACTATTTCAGGTGTTGTTGAAGATGTTACCGAAATTATCCTTAATCTAAAGCAAGTGCGTTTCAAACGTCAAATTGAAGATATCGATAATGAAGCAGTTACAATTTCTGTTTCCGGTAAAGATCAATTGACAGCAGGTGATTTTCAAAAATTTATTTCAGGTTTTCAAGTTTTGAATCCAGACCTTGTTATCTGTAATTTAGATTCTAAAATCAAATTGAACTTCGATTTAACAATCGAAAAAGGTAGAGGATATGTTCCTGCTGAGGAGAACAAAAAACAGAATGCTGCAATTGGAACTATTTTTACAGATTCTATTTTTACTCCGGTAAAAAATGTAAAATATGCAATTGAAAACTTCCGTGTTGAGCAAAAGACAGATTATGAAAAATTAGTTTTTGAAATTAAAACTGATGGTTCTATTAATCCTAAAGATGCTCTTACTGAAGCTGCTAAAGTTTTAATTCACCACTTCATGTTGTTCTCTGACGAAAGAATTACACTCGAGGCTGACGAAATTGCACAAACAGAATCGTATGATGAAGAGTCATTGCATATGAGACAATTGCTTAAAACTAAGCTTGTTGATATGGATTTATCTGTGAGAGCATTAAATTGCTTGAAAGCGGCTGAAGTTGATACACTTGGTGATTTAGTATCGTTCAATAAAAATGACCTAATGAAATTCCGTAATTTTGGTAAAAAATCTTTAACTGAACTTGATGAACTTGTTGCAGTGAAGAATTTAACTTTCGGAATGGATTTAGCTAAATACAAATTAGATAAAGAATAA
- the rpsD gene encoding 30S ribosomal protein S4, whose amino-acid sequence MARYTGPKTKIARKFGEAIFGDDKSFEKRNYPPGQHGMAKKRGKKSEYAVQLMEKQKAKYSYGILEKQFRNLFEKASATKGVTGEVLLQLCEARLDNVVFRMGIAPSRRGARQIVSHRHITVNGEVVNIPSYHLKPGDKVAVREKSKSLEAIERSLSNSSHVYEWITWNNDLKEGTFVSVPARLQIPENIKEQLIVELYNK is encoded by the coding sequence ATGGCAAGATATACTGGTCCTAAAACCAAAATCGCTCGTAAATTTGGCGAAGCAATCTTCGGAGATGATAAATCATTCGAAAAAAGAAATTACCCACCTGGACAACACGGGATGGCTAAAAAAAGAGGAAAAAAATCTGAGTACGCTGTTCAGTTAATGGAAAAGCAAAAAGCTAAATATTCTTACGGAATTTTAGAAAAACAATTCAGAAATTTATTCGAAAAAGCATCAGCAACTAAAGGAGTAACTGGTGAAGTTTTATTACAATTATGTGAAGCAAGATTAGATAATGTTGTTTTTAGAATGGGAATTGCCCCATCTAGAAGAGGTGCGCGTCAAATCGTATCTCACAGACACATTACTGTTAATGGTGAAGTTGTAAATATTCCTTCTTACCACCTTAAGCCTGGTGATAAAGTAGCAGTTCGTGAAAAATCTAAATCTTTAGAAGCTATCGAACGTTCTTTGTCAAATTCAAGTCATGTTTATGAATGGATTACTTGGAACAATGATCTTAAAGAAGGAACTTTCGTTTCTGTGCCTGCAAGACTACAAATTCCAGAAAACATTAAAGAACAATTAATCGTAGAGTTGTACAACAAATAA
- the rpsK gene encoding 30S ribosomal protein S11: protein MAKATAKKRKVIVESTGEAHISATFNNIIISLTNKKGEVISWSSAGKMGFRGSKKNTPYAAQMAAEDCSKVALEAGLKKVKVYVKGPGNGRESAIRSIHNGGIEVTEIIDVTPMPHNGCRPPKRRRV, encoded by the coding sequence ATGGCTAAAGCAACTGCAAAAAAACGTAAAGTTATCGTTGAATCAACGGGTGAAGCTCATATTTCTGCCACTTTCAACAACATTATCATTTCTTTGACTAATAAGAAAGGTGAAGTTATTTCTTGGTCTTCAGCTGGTAAAATGGGTTTCAGAGGTTCTAAAAAGAACACTCCGTATGCAGCTCAAATGGCAGCAGAAGATTGTAGTAAAGTAGCTCTTGAGGCAGGACTTAAAAAAGTGAAAGTTTATGTAAAAGGACCAGGAAACGGACGTGAGTCTGCTATCCGTTCTATTCATAACGGTGGAATTGAAGTTACTGAGATTATCGATGTTACTCCAATGCCTCACAACGGATGTCGTCCTCCAAAGAGACGTAGAGTTTAA
- the rpsM gene encoding 30S ribosomal protein S13, whose product MARIAGVDIPKNKRGVIALTYIFGLGKSRAIEILEKAQVSQDKKVQDWNDDEIGAIRDAVSFYKIEGELRSEVSLNIKRLMDIGCYRGIRHRSGLPLRGQRTKNNSRTRKGKRKTVANKKKATK is encoded by the coding sequence ATGGCAAGAATAGCAGGGGTAGATATCCCAAAAAATAAGAGAGGTGTTATCGCACTTACCTACATCTTTGGATTAGGAAAAAGTAGAGCTATTGAGATTTTAGAAAAAGCTCAAGTTAGCCAAGATAAAAAAGTTCAAGATTGGAATGATGACGAGATCGGAGCAATTCGTGATGCAGTTTCATTTTACAAAATTGAAGGAGAATTACGTTCTGAAGTTTCTTTAAACATCAAACGTTTAATGGATATTGGTTGTTACAGAGGTATCCGTCATAGATCTGGTCTTCCGTTAAGAGGGCAAAGAACTAAAAACAACTCTAGAACAAGAAAAGGTAAAAGAAAAACTGTTGCTAACAAGAAAAAAGCAACTAAATAA
- the ykgO gene encoding type B 50S ribosomal protein L36: MKVRASVKKRSAECIIVRRKGRLYVINKKNPRFKQRQG; this comes from the coding sequence ATGAAAGTTAGAGCATCAGTAAAAAAGAGAAGTGCCGAGTGCATTATCGTGCGTAGAAAAGGGAGATTGTACGTAATAAACAAAAAGAATCCTAGATTTAAACAAAGACAAGGATAA
- the infA gene encoding translation initiation factor IF-1: protein MAKQSAIEQDGSIIEALSNAMFRVELENGHIVIAHISGKMRMHYIKLLPGDKVKLEMSPYDLSKARITYRY, encoded by the coding sequence ATGGCAAAACAATCAGCAATAGAACAAGACGGATCAATCATCGAAGCATTATCAAATGCGATGTTCCGTGTAGAGTTAGAAAATGGACATATTGTAATTGCTCATATTTCCGGTAAGATGCGTATGCATTACATCAAGTTATTACCTGGTGATAAAGTGAAATTGGAAATGAGTCCTTACGATTTGTCAAAAGCAAGAATTACTTATCGATATTAA
- the secY gene encoding preprotein translocase subunit SecY encodes MKKFIESISNVWKIEELKNRILITLGLLLVYRFGAHVTLPGIDATQLTGLAGQTKNGLGSILDMFTGGAFSKASVFALGIMPYISASIVVQLMGIAIPYLQKLQNDGESGRKKINQITRWLTIAITLVQGPTYIYNLYRTLPGSAFLLGFNSPEFLFSSVIILVTGTIFAMWLGEKITDKGIGNGISLLIMVGILARLPQAFIQEFTTRVTNNNGGPMLLVIEIIVWLLVIISCVLLTMAVRRIPVQYARRTTTGDYEQDLAGGNRQWIPLKLNASGVMPIIFAQAIMFIPAAVAGLSKSDTSQSIVGAFSNMFGFWYNFVFATLIIVFTFFYTAITVPTNKMADDLKRSGGFIPGVRPGAETSDFLDKVMSLITFPGSLFLALIAVFPAIVVSIMDVQQSWAMFFGGTSLIIMVGVAIDTIQQINSYLLNKHYDGLMKTGKNRKAVA; translated from the coding sequence ATGAAGAAATTTATTGAATCAATAAGTAATGTTTGGAAAATCGAAGAACTGAAAAATAGAATCTTAATTACATTAGGATTGCTTTTAGTATATCGTTTTGGTGCACACGTTACGCTTCCTGGAATTGACGCAACTCAGTTAACAGGTTTAGCGGGACAAACTAAAAATGGTTTAGGATCTATCCTGGACATGTTTACAGGGGGTGCTTTCTCTAAAGCTTCAGTTTTTGCTTTAGGTATTATGCCTTATATTTCTGCATCTATTGTTGTTCAGTTAATGGGAATTGCGATTCCTTATTTGCAAAAACTTCAAAACGATGGAGAGAGTGGTAGAAAAAAGATTAATCAAATCACTCGTTGGTTGACTATAGCTATTACACTGGTTCAAGGTCCAACTTATATCTATAATTTGTACAGAACATTGCCTGGTAGTGCATTCTTACTAGGCTTTAATTCACCTGAATTTTTGTTCTCGTCAGTTATTATCTTAGTTACAGGTACAATTTTTGCTATGTGGCTTGGAGAAAAAATTACAGATAAAGGTATTGGAAATGGAATTTCATTATTGATTATGGTTGGTATTTTAGCGCGCTTACCGCAAGCTTTTATACAAGAATTCACAACCAGAGTTACCAATAACAATGGAGGTCCAATGTTGTTAGTTATTGAGATTATCGTGTGGTTATTAGTAATCATTTCTTGTGTATTGCTTACAATGGCAGTACGCAGGATCCCGGTTCAGTACGCTCGTCGTACGACAACTGGAGATTACGAGCAGGATTTAGCTGGTGGTAACAGACAATGGATTCCTCTTAAGCTTAACGCTTCAGGAGTTATGCCAATCATCTTTGCTCAGGCAATTATGTTTATTCCTGCAGCTGTAGCTGGATTGTCTAAATCAGACACATCACAATCTATTGTTGGTGCGTTTAGTAATATGTTCGGATTTTGGTACAATTTTGTATTTGCAACTTTAATTATTGTATTTACATTCTTTTATACTGCAATCACTGTTCCTACTAACAAAATGGCCGATGATTTAAAAAGAAGCGGTGGTTTTATTCCTGGAGTTCGTCCGGGAGCTGAAACTTCAGACTTCCTTGATAAAGTGATGTCTTTAATAACTTTCCCAGGATCTTTATTCCTTGCTTTGATTGCTGTGTTCCCAGCTATTGTTGTAAGTATTATGGATGTACAACAATCTTGGGCAATGTTTTTTGGAGGTACCTCATTAATAATTATGGTTGGAGTTGCAATAGATACTATTCAACAAATCAATTCGTACTTGTTAAACAAACATTATGATGGTTTAATGAAGACTGGTAAAAATAGAAAAGCGGTAGCTTAA
- the rplO gene encoding 50S ribosomal protein L15, with product MNLSNLQPAEGSTHNQNKRLGRGEGSGKGGTSARGHKGAKSRSGYSKKIGFEGGQMPLQRRVPKFGFTNINRKEYEGVNLDTLQLLVDNGVITDSVSMTDFVANRLATKNEIVKILGRGELKAKLKVTAHKFTATAKAAIEAAGGEAVTI from the coding sequence ATGAATTTAAGTAACTTACAACCAGCTGAAGGGTCAACACACAATCAAAATAAAAGATTAGGTAGAGGAGAAGGTTCTGGAAAAGGTGGTACTTCTGCAAGAGGTCACAAAGGAGCAAAATCTCGTTCTGGTTATTCTAAAAAGATTGGTTTTGAAGGAGGACAAATGCCACTTCAAAGACGTGTGCCTAAGTTTGGTTTCACAAACATCAATCGTAAAGAATACGAAGGTGTTAATTTAGATACGCTTCAATTATTAGTAGACAATGGTGTGATTACTGATTCTGTTTCTATGACAGATTTCGTAGCAAATCGTCTAGCTACCAAAAATGAAATCGTTAAGATTTTAGGTAGAGGAGAGTTGAAAGCAAAATTAAAAGTAACTGCCCACAAATTTACCGCTACTGCAAAAGCTGCTATCGAAGCTGCTGGTGGAGAAGCTGTAACTATATAA
- the rpmD gene encoding 50S ribosomal protein L30: MAKLLVKQVRSKINCPLSQKRGLEALGLRKMGQVVEHDSNPAILGMINKVKHLVSVEEAK, encoded by the coding sequence ATGGCTAAATTATTAGTAAAACAAGTAAGAAGCAAAATCAACTGCCCTCTTTCTCAAAAAAGAGGTTTGGAAGCTTTAGGTCTACGTAAAATGGGACAAGTTGTAGAGCATGATTCAAATCCTGCAATCCTTGGGATGATAAACAAAGTTAAACACTTAGTTTCTGTAGAAGAAGCTAAATAA
- the rpsE gene encoding 30S ribosomal protein S5 — translation MMSKYKNVELVKPSGLELKDRLVSVNRVTKVTKGGRAFGFSAIVVVGDENGVVGHGLGKSKDVSEAIAKAVEDAKKNLVKIPLNGQSVPHEQKGKFGGARVFLIPASHGTGVIAGGAVRSVLESVGIHDVLSKSQGSSNPHNVVKATFDALLQMRSAHTVAKQRGVSLEKVFKG, via the coding sequence ATTATGTCTAAATACAAAAATGTAGAATTGGTAAAACCAAGTGGTCTTGAACTTAAAGATCGTCTGGTAAGTGTTAATCGTGTTACTAAGGTTACAAAAGGTGGTAGAGCTTTCGGTTTTTCTGCTATTGTAGTTGTAGGTGATGAAAACGGAGTAGTTGGTCATGGATTAGGAAAATCTAAAGACGTTTCTGAAGCAATTGCGAAAGCAGTAGAAGATGCTAAGAAAAATTTAGTGAAAATTCCTTTGAACGGACAATCTGTTCCTCACGAACAAAAAGGTAAATTTGGTGGTGCACGTGTATTCTTAATTCCTGCTTCTCATGGTACAGGAGTTATTGCTGGTGGAGCTGTTCGTTCAGTTCTTGAATCAGTAGGTATTCACGATGTATTATCTAAATCTCAAGGATCATCAAATCCTCATAACGTGGTAAAAGCAACTTTTGATGCTTTATTACAAATGAGAAGCGCTCATACTGTTGCAAAACAAAGAGGTGTTTCTTTAGAAAAAGTTTTTAAAGGTTAA